One window from the genome of Alosa alosa isolate M-15738 ecotype Scorff River chromosome 15, AALO_Geno_1.1, whole genome shotgun sequence encodes:
- the slc35f2l gene encoding solute carrier family 35 member F2 isoform X1 — MGDITLSLLSSGGPDDDKMTPEEHIAERKGLLYGLRSYKFKDVFTWQLFKAIAMGQCLSTLICGTAVTSQYLATDFQLNTPMLQSFLNYSLLCLTYTTILICRKGDGNILQILKSKWWKYFLLGLVDVEANYTVVKAYQYTTLTSIQLLDCFVIPVLMVLSWFFLKTRYRPVHYVAVAVCLVGVGAMVGADLLAGRDQGSSANILLGDGLVLISATLYAVSNVCQEYTVKNLSRVEFLGMVGLFGTLISGIQMGILEHNELANIQWNWKLGLLLAGFALCMYILYSFMPVLVKMTSAAAVNLSLLTADLFSLFFGLFLFHYSFSVLYIVSLVVILVGFVMFNAVPTLTLAPAAVPQPEDGHVYQGSDFEVTSTEPVTPQGEGEEHCDSNGLTWREPTYNQLMSGEERGTRL, encoded by the exons ATGGGTGATATCACTCTCTCCCTGCTGAGTTCG GGAGGACCAGATGATGACAAGATGACTCCAGAGGAACACATCGCAGAGCGCAAAGGACTGCTGTATGGACTCCGAAGCTACAAATTCAAAGATGTCTTCACATG GCAGCTGTTCAAAGCCATTGCCATGGGCCAGTGCCTCTCCACACTTATCTGTGGCACAGCAGTCACCTCACAGTACCTGGCCACTGACTTCCAGTTGAACACGCCAATGCTGCAAAGCTTCCTTAATTACTCACTGCTGTGCCTCACATACACAACTATATTAATCTGCAGGAAAG GAGATGGCAATATTTTGCAGATTTTAAAATCAAAATGGTGGAAGTATTTTCTACTTGGACTGGTGGATGTCGAGGCCAATTACACAGTTGTGAAAGCATACCAGTACACCACTTTGACAAGCATACAG CTGCTGGATTGCTTTGTGATCCCAGTGCTGATGGTCTTGTCCTGGTTCTTCCTGAAGACGCGCTACAGGCCCGTCCACTATGTGGCTGTGGCGGTGTGTCTGGTGGGAGTGGGGGCCATGGTGGGAGCAGACCTCCTCGCCGGCAGGGACCAAGGATCCT CTGCTAACATTCTGCTGGGAGATGGGCTGGTTTTGATCAGTGCCACGCTGTACGCGGTGTCTAACGTGTGTCAGGAGTACACGGTGAAGAACCTGAGCCGGGTGGAGTTCCTGGGCATGGTGGGCCTCTTTGGGACCCTCATCAGTGGGATCCAGAT GGGCATTCTGGAGCACAATGAGTTGGCTAACATTCAGTGGAACTGGAAACTCG ggctGCTGCTGGCTGGCTTTGCCCTCTgcatgtacatactgtacagtttCATGCCTGTGCTGGTCAAGATGACCAGTGCCGCTGCAGTCAACCTCTCCCTGCTCACCGCAGACCTGTTCAGCCTCTtctttggccttttccttttccaCTACTCG TTCTCTGTGCTCTATATCGTGTCGCTGGTGGTGATCCTTGTGGGGTTCGTCATGTTCAACGCCGTGCCAACACTGACCTTGGCCCCCGCTGCCGTCCCACAGCCGGAGGACGGGCATGTGTACCAGGGCTCTGACTTTGAGGTGACCTCCACAGAGCCAGTTACGCCACAAGGCGAAGGAGAGGAGCATTGTGATTCCAACGGCCTTACGTGGAGGGAACCAACATATAACCAATTAatgagcggagaggagaggggaacaaGACTGTAG
- the slc35f2l gene encoding solute carrier family 35 member F2 isoform X2, which yields MLFKAIAMGQCLSTLICGTAVTSQYLATDFQLNTPMLQSFLNYSLLCLTYTTILICRKGDGNILQILKSKWWKYFLLGLVDVEANYTVVKAYQYTTLTSIQLLDCFVIPVLMVLSWFFLKTRYRPVHYVAVAVCLVGVGAMVGADLLAGRDQGSSANILLGDGLVLISATLYAVSNVCQEYTVKNLSRVEFLGMVGLFGTLISGIQMGILEHNELANIQWNWKLGLLLAGFALCMYILYSFMPVLVKMTSAAAVNLSLLTADLFSLFFGLFLFHYSFSVLYIVSLVVILVGFVMFNAVPTLTLAPAAVPQPEDGHVYQGSDFEVTSTEPVTPQGEGEEHCDSNGLTWREPTYNQLMSGEERGTRL from the exons ATG CTGTTCAAAGCCATTGCCATGGGCCAGTGCCTCTCCACACTTATCTGTGGCACAGCAGTCACCTCACAGTACCTGGCCACTGACTTCCAGTTGAACACGCCAATGCTGCAAAGCTTCCTTAATTACTCACTGCTGTGCCTCACATACACAACTATATTAATCTGCAGGAAAG GAGATGGCAATATTTTGCAGATTTTAAAATCAAAATGGTGGAAGTATTTTCTACTTGGACTGGTGGATGTCGAGGCCAATTACACAGTTGTGAAAGCATACCAGTACACCACTTTGACAAGCATACAG CTGCTGGATTGCTTTGTGATCCCAGTGCTGATGGTCTTGTCCTGGTTCTTCCTGAAGACGCGCTACAGGCCCGTCCACTATGTGGCTGTGGCGGTGTGTCTGGTGGGAGTGGGGGCCATGGTGGGAGCAGACCTCCTCGCCGGCAGGGACCAAGGATCCT CTGCTAACATTCTGCTGGGAGATGGGCTGGTTTTGATCAGTGCCACGCTGTACGCGGTGTCTAACGTGTGTCAGGAGTACACGGTGAAGAACCTGAGCCGGGTGGAGTTCCTGGGCATGGTGGGCCTCTTTGGGACCCTCATCAGTGGGATCCAGAT GGGCATTCTGGAGCACAATGAGTTGGCTAACATTCAGTGGAACTGGAAACTCG ggctGCTGCTGGCTGGCTTTGCCCTCTgcatgtacatactgtacagtttCATGCCTGTGCTGGTCAAGATGACCAGTGCCGCTGCAGTCAACCTCTCCCTGCTCACCGCAGACCTGTTCAGCCTCTtctttggccttttccttttccaCTACTCG TTCTCTGTGCTCTATATCGTGTCGCTGGTGGTGATCCTTGTGGGGTTCGTCATGTTCAACGCCGTGCCAACACTGACCTTGGCCCCCGCTGCCGTCCCACAGCCGGAGGACGGGCATGTGTACCAGGGCTCTGACTTTGAGGTGACCTCCACAGAGCCAGTTACGCCACAAGGCGAAGGAGAGGAGCATTGTGATTCCAACGGCCTTACGTGGAGGGAACCAACATATAACCAATTAatgagcggagaggagaggggaacaaGACTGTAG